A single window of Narcine bancroftii isolate sNarBan1 chromosome 1, sNarBan1.hap1, whole genome shotgun sequence DNA harbors:
- the apc gene encoding adenomatous polyposis coli protein isoform X5 encodes MSCSNSYSVPRRLTNHLGTKVTEDSRLQVEMVYSLLSMLGTHDKDDMSRTLLAMSSSQDSCIAMRQSGCLPLLIQLLHGNDKDSVLLGNSRGSKEARARASAALHNIIHSQPDDKRGRRETRVLHLLEQIRAYCEICWEWQEAHEQGVDQDKNPMPSPVEHQICPAVCVLMKLSFDEEHRHAMNELGGLQAIAELLQVDCEMYGLTDDHYSVTLRRYAGMALTNLTFGDVANKATLCSMKGCMRAMVAQLKSESEDLQQVIASVLRNLSWRADVNSKKILREVGSVSALMECALDVKKESTLKSVLSALWNLSAHCTENKADICSVGGALAFLVSTLTYRSQTNTLAIIESGGGILRNVSSLIATNEDHRQILRENNCLQTLLQHLKSHSLTIVSNACGTLWNLSARNVKDQETLWDMGAVSMLKNLIHSKHKMIAMGSAAALRNLMANRPAKYKDANIMSPGSSLPSLHVRKQKALEAELDAQQLSETFDNIDNLSPKTSHRNRQRHKQSRYSEYVLDSGRHNDDGVCRSESFTTGNMTVLSPYVTSSMLPNSSRDNRGTIDSSRPEKDRNTERERRGLDTATFPPSENAPDPPKRIGRQVPATTAQIAKVMEEVASMHLSPESRNSPSASDLHCVPEDRTGMRRGSSSHPHSNIFNYSKPENTNRTTSVPYGKTEYRRSSNDSLNSVSSSDGYGKRGQMKQSIESYSEDEESKFCNYEKYPADLANKIHNANHLEDNDAELDTPINYSLKYSDEQLNSGRQSPSQNEQWARHKHILEEEIKRNEHKQSRTQPSGYSIFCENTCSGEESHIQFQPRFGQSDCSYNTRPHNNSDQIRVDSEHSMNQKMNPSLCQVDDYEDDKLTNYSERYSEEEQPEEEEDRPTNYSMKFTEEEHHVEQPIDYSLKYATEVPPSSQSQPFIYSKGPSVQTTSKDHASSSCVKTSSSKINTTGQQRRLHPSPAQTRSTAAPAVQKPTSCKTPSINQETMQTYCVEDTPICFSRCSSLSSLSSEDEMEGRGQAKHVADDGTTLQIIDLKENRGQLSVETTIGEASSSSHQTRMKQNRLQNSNVSQPDSGRQKAVEFSSGVKSPSKSGAQTPKSPPEHDVQETPLVFSRCSSVSSLGSFESQSIASSIQSEPCSEMVSGVISPSDLPDSPGQTMPPSRSKTPPPQPAQLKRETHKIKDQTHVKSREIGQRQEAMNEAVQRVQIPQSGDCLMHFATENTPDGFSCASSLSALSLDEPFIQKDLELTVMPPVYEDEDPVTEEDGAKRSECKTERGAEPEKGVLDDDDEDDIDILEECINSAMPTKSSSKAKKAASGTTSRIPPPVARKPSQLPVYKLLSNQDRVHSQKHVSFNHDIFREDMPRVYCVEGTPINFSTATSLSDLTIESPPNELVNPEAIQPTPESAGMEKRDTIPTEGRSMDDAETSKGLTTAQPGQDDKMEEGDILAECINSAMPKGKNHKPYRIKKMRNQIQHVATLNNANQQEVEKQNPASPMKPSSQSSDDKVHLSQRSAMSDPQSSFSAEGKCAEHRNDMEKGGKKQATKNSSGDFQEKPSSNDNRVRGGFAFDSPHHYTPIEGTPYCFSRNDSLSSLDFDDDDTDLTKEKAELKKEKGQKDYDGKHCHSKQIPISQQLPDKVQPGQKSVPGRGQSKSASQKQAVFSQTPQDNNGREMVTDEKMQNFAIEDTPVCFSHNSSLSSLSDIDQENNNRKKSAAQHSEQGEDTNSQVAVNRPPASGYAPKSFHVEDTPVCFSRNSSLSSLSIDSEDDLLQECISSAMPRKKLLAKGKSGWENTGSDTSAASVEEVNESVNLRDRVQRPVLEPAFSPDSESFDWKAIQEGANSIVSSLQQAAGCLSRQGSSDSDSILSLQSGISLGSPFHLTPDQEEKPLTSTKGPKMVKPASDKKKNEGENPKAIRGGKRVYKSLITGKARPSVETPTNQPKHSQQANVPLISRGRTMIHIPGVRNSSPSTSPIPKMPPKNITSKSPNAAENSNHSTRGIKTPIKLDSSPIGKQTGAQGPSSSKGSSRSGSRDSTPSRPTQQSLSRPMQSPGRNSISPGRNGMNSSNKISQLPRTSSPSTASAKASGSGKMSYTSPGRPLNQQATSRHAGLGKGTPSITRSESNSKGLSQSASGTVPGKRVELSRMSSTKSSGSESDRSERPTLMRQSTFIKEAPSPTLRRKLEESTSFESLSPPSRPTSPTRSQTQTLVLSPSQHLDVMPSHLPNQTSSWRKVPPNQNLSAEQLEGRPLRKHDIARSHSESPSRLPVNRSGTWKREHSKHSSSLPRVSTWRRTGSSSSILSASSESSEKAKSEDEKPHQGSFTPGHKQGKENPVPLRGTWRKIKDNEIPQINSHVQNPSTAHCIESKNLVYQMAPPVSKTEDVWVRIEDCPINNPRPGRSPTGNIPPIIDDLPEKIFPNEGSGDAQNKPASGHRTPPHGLRMEKYLNSFTQLDCAEKKTAETKSAMNSSATSPETETTIVTERTPFSSNSSSKHNSPSGTVAARVTPFNYIPSPRKSSTDNTSTRPSQIPTPVNNKRKESSKPEATDSSGNQSPKRHSGSYLVTSV; translated from the exons GTGGAAATGGTATACTCGCTGCTATCCATGCTTGGCACACACGACAAGGATGACATGTCTCGAACTTTGCTAGCAATGTCCAGTTCTCAGGACAGCTGTATAGCTATGCGTCAGTCTGGTTGTCTTCCACTGCTCATACAGCTTTTGCACGGCAATGATAAAGACTCAGTGCTGCTTGGCAATTCACGCGGCAGTAAGGAGGCCCGTGCACGGGCTAGTGCTGCGCTACACAATATCATCCATTCTCAGCCTGATGACAAGAGAGGAAGACGGGAGACCCGTGTTCTTCACCTGCTGGAACAGATCCGTGCATACTGTGAAATATGTTGGGAATGGCAGGAGGCACATGAGCAAGGCGTTGATCAGGATAAAAATCCAA TGCCATCTCCAGTGGAACACCAGATCTGTCCTGCAGTGTGTGTACTGATGAAGCTTTCCTTTGATGAGGAACACAGGCATGCAATGAATGAACTTG GTGGTTTACAGGCAATAGCTGAACTGTTGCAAGTGGATTGTGAAATGTATGGGCTCACTGATGACCATTACAGTGTTACATTGCGACGATATGCTGGGATGGCACTTACAAATTTAACTTTTGGGGATGTTGCAAATAAG GCCACACTCTGTTCTATGAAAGGTTGTATGAGAGCAATGGTGGCTCAACTAAAATCAGAAAGTGAAGATCTACAACAG GTCATTGCAAGTGTTTTGCGAAATTTATCATGGCGAGCAGATGTAAACAGTAAAAAGATCTTGCGTGAAGTTGGTAGTGTGAGTGCTTTAATGGAATGTGCACTAGACGTGAAAAAG GAATCAACTCTGAAGAGTGTTCTTAGTGCCCTTTGGAATTTATCTGCACACTGCACTGAGAATAAAGCTGACATCTGTTCTGTGGGTGGAGCACTTGCCTTTTTAGTCAGTACTTTGACTTACAGAAGCCAAACCAATACACTTGCCATTATTGAAAGTGGAGGTGGCATCCTACGGAATGTTTCCAGTTTGATTGCTACAAATGAAGATCACAG GCAAATTCTCAGAGAAAACAATTGCTTACAGACATTGCTGCAACATTTAAAATCACACAGTCTGACAATAGTTAGCAATGCATGTGGAACTCTTTGGAATCTATCTGCGCGAAATGTCAAAGATCAGGAAACTTTGTGGGACATGGGAGCAGTTAGCATGCTCAAAAATCTAATTCATTCTAAACACAAAATGATCGCAATGGGAAGTGCTGCAGCCTTGAGGAACCTGATGGCCAACAGACCTGCCAAATATAAAGACGCCAACATTATGTCACCAGGATCAAGTCTACCATCTCTGCATGTTCGAAAACAAAAGGCTTTGGAAGCAGAGCTAGATGCACAACAATTATCAGAAACCTTTGATAACATTGATAACTTGAGTCCCAAAACATCTCATCGCAACAGACAAAGGCACAAACAGAGCAGATACAGTGAATATGTTTTGGACTCAGGAAGACATAATGATGATGGGGTTTGCAGGTCAGAGAGTTTCACCACTGGAAACATGACTGTGCTGTCACCATATGTGACTTCTTCAATGCTACCTAATTCCTCACGAGACAACAGGGGTACGATTGATAGCTCCAGACCAGAAAAGGACAGAAACACAGAAAGAGAACGAAGAGGACTAGATACTGCTACCTTTCCTCCGTCTGAAAATGCACCAGATCCTCCCAAGAGAATAGGGAGGCAGGTTCCTGCCACCACAGCTCAAATAGCTAAGGTCATGGAAGAGGTGGCAAGTATGCATTTATCACCGGAGAGCAGGAACTCACCATCTGCTTCTGACTTGCACTGTGTGCCAGAGGACAGGACTGGAATGAGACGGGGATCATCATCTCATCCCCATTCTAATATTTTTAACTATAGTAAACCTGAAAACACCAACAGAACCACCTCCGTGCCTTATGGGAAGACAGAGTACAGGAGGTCATCGAATGATAGCCTGAATAGTGTTAGCAGTAGTGATGGGTATGGTAAAAGGGGGCAGATGAAACAATCGATAGAATCCTACTCAGAAGATGAGGAAAGCAAATTCTGCAACTATGAAAAGTATCCAGCTGATCTTGCCAATAAAATTCACAATGCCAATCATTTAGAAGATAATGATGCAGAATTGGACACGCCAATTAACTACAGCCTCAAATACTCAGATGAGCAGTTAAATTCTGGTCGACAAAGCCCATCACAAAATGAACAGTGGGCACGCCATAAGCATATTTTGGAAGAAGAGATTAAAAGAAATGAACATAAACAGTCTAGAACTCAACCATCTGGATATTCAATCTTTTGTGAAAATACCTGCAGTGGAGAGGAATCTCATATTCAATTTCAACCTCGATTTGGTCAGTCAGATTGCTCTTATAATACCAGACCACATAACAATTCCGATCAAATTAGAGTAGATTCTGAACACAGCATGAACCAGAAAATGAACCCATCTCTTTGCCAGGTAGATGATTATGAAGATGACAAACTAACCAACTACAGTGAGCGTTACTCTGAAGAAGAACagcctgaggaagaagaggacagGCCCACAAATTATAGCATGAAGTTTACAGAGGAGGAACACCATGTTGAACAGCCAATTGATTATAGTTTGAAATACGCTACAGAAGTACCTCCCTCCTCACAGAGTCAACCTTTTATATATTCAAAAGGACCTTCCGTTCAAACTACTTCAAAAGACCATGCTTCCTCAAGTTGTGTAAAGACATCAAGCTCTAAAATCAACACCACTGGTCAACAAAGGCGACTTCACCCCAGCCCTGCACAAACAAGATCAACTGCTGCTCCTGCCGTCCAAAAACCAACCTCTTGTAAGACACCTTCAATTAACCAGGAAACCATGCAGACTTACTGTGTGGAAGACACTCCCATTTGTTTTTCAAGGTGTAGTTCACTTTCGTCTTTGTCATCTGAAGATGAAATGGAAGGTCGAGGCCAAGCCAAGCATGTAGCAGATGATGGCACCACTTTACAAATAATTGACCTCAAGGAAAATCGTGGACAATTATCTGTTGAAACAACAATAGGTGAGGCTTCCTCCAGTTCACATCAAACCCGAATGAAACAAAATAGGTTGCAGAACAGTAACGTCTCTCAGCCTGATTCTGGTCGTCAAAAAGCTGTTGAATTCTCTTCAGGTGTTAAATCACCATCCAAAAGTGGAGCTCAGACTCCAAAAAGTCCACCAGAGCATGATGTACAGGAAACTCCTTTGGTATTTAGTAGATGCAGTTCCGTCAGTTCATTGGGAAGCTTTGAAAGTCAGTCAATTGCCAGTTCCATTCAGAGTGAACCTTGCAGTGAAATGGTTAGTGGAGTTATAAGCCCAAGTGATCTTCCAGACAGTCCCGGACAGACAATGCCTCCTAGCAGAAGTAAGACTCCTCCACCTCAACCAGCTCAACTCAAGAGAGAAACCCATAAAATCAAGGATCAAACTCATGTCAAAAGCAGAGAGATTGGCCAACGGCAAGAGGCTATGAATGAAGCTGTTCAAAGAGTTCAAATTCCTCAGAGTGGTGATTGTCTGATGCATTTTGCCACAGAAAACACACCCGATGGATTTTCATGTGCATCAAGCTTAAGCGCCCTTAGTCTTGATGAGCCATTTATTCAGAAGGATCTTGAGCTCACAGTAATGCCTCCTGTTTATGAAGATGAAGATCCTGTTACAGAAGAAGATGGAGCGAAGAGAAGTGAATGTAAGACAGAGCGAGGTGCAGAACCTGAGAAAGGTGTGCTCGATGACGATGACGAAGACGACATCGATATCTTAGAAGAATGCATAAATTCAGCCATGCCGACTAAATCTTCAAGTAAAGCAAAGAAAGCTGCTTCTGGTACTACATCACGGATACCTCCTCCTGTAGCAAGGAAACCAAGTCAATTACCTGTGTACAAATTGCTTTCTAATCAAGATAGAGTTCATTCTCAAAAACATGTCAGTTTTAACCATGATATATTTAGAGAAGATATGCCACGAGTCTACTGCGTTGAAGGAACTCCAATCAACTTTTCAACAGCGACTTCTCTCAGTGACCTCACCATTGAGTCACCTCCAAATGAATTGGTAAATCCAGAAGCTATTCAGCCTACTCCAGAATCTGCAGGGATGGAAAAGAGGGACACCATACCTACTGAAGGCAGGAGTATGGATGATGCAGAGACATCAAAAGGTCTCACTACTGCTCAGCCAGGGCAAGATGACAAAATGGAGGAAGGTGATATTTTAGCTGAATGTATAAACTCTGCTATGCCAAAAGGAAAGAACCATAAACCCTACAGAATTAAAAAAATGAGGAACCAAATCCAACATGTAGCAACTTTGAACAATGCAAATCAACAAGAAGTCGAAAAACAAAATCCAGCATCTCCAATGAAGCCATCATCTCAAAGCAGTGACGACAAGGTGCATTTATCGCAACGTTCAGCCATGTCTGATCCTCAGAGTAGCTTCAGTGCTGAAGGTAAATGTGCAGAGCACAGGAATGACATGGAGAAAGGAGGCAAAAAGCAAGCCACTAAAAACAGTTCTGGGGATTTTCAAGAAAAGCCATCAAGTAACGATAACCGTGTTCGCGGAGGTTTTGCATTTGACTCTCCGCATCATTACACTCCAATTGAAGGAACTCCATATTGTTTTTCTCGTAACGATTCTCTCAGTTCACTTGACTTTGATGATGATGACACTGACCTCACAAAAGAAAAAgcagaattaaaaaaagaaaagggcCAGAAGGACTACGATGGAAAACATTGTCACAGCAAACAAATTCCCATTAGTCAGCAACTTCCTGATAAGGTTCAACCAGGTCAGAAGTCTGTGCCAGGGAGAGGGCAGTCAAAATCAGCTTCACAGAAGCAGGCCGTTTTCTCCCAAACACCTCAAGACAACAATGGTCGCGAAATGGTTACTGATGAGAAAATGCAAAATTTTGCCATTGAAGATACTCCTGTCTGCTTTTCTCATAATTCCTCATTAAGTTCTCTCAGTGATATTGACCAAGAGAACAATAATAGGAAGAAGAGCGCAGCACAGCATAGTGAACAGGGAGAAGACACAAATAGCCAAGTTGCAGTGAATAGACCTCCAGCATCTGGCTATGCTCCTAAGTCATTTCACGTTGAAGACACACCAGTGTGCTTCTCTAGAAATAGCTCCCTTAGCTCTCTTAGCATTGATTCTGAAGATGATCTTCTTCAAGAATGCATCAGTTCAGCTATGCCAAGAAAGAAGCTCCTTGCAAAAGGCAAGAGTGGCTGGGAAAATACAGGAAGTGACACTTCTGCAGCATCAGTAGAGGAGGTGAATGAGTCTGTGAATTTAAGAGACCGAGTGCAAAGGCCTGTTTTAGAACCAGCTTTCTCTCCGGATTCTGAAAGCTTTGACTGGAAAGCtattcaagagggtgctaattCTATTGTCAGCAGCTTGCAGCAGGCTGCTGGCTGCCTGTCAAGGCAGGGGTCTTCAGACTCTGACTCTATTCTCTCACTTCAATCTGGAATTTCCCTAGGATCGCCCTTTCACCTTACCCCTGACCAGGAGGAAAAGCCACTCACTTCTACCAAGGGCCCCAAAATGGTGAAACCTGCCAGTGACAAGaaaaagaatgagggggaaaATCCTAAGGCAATTCGAGGAGGAAAAAGAGTCTATAAAAGCTTAATAACTGGGAAAGCCCGTCCTAGTGTTGAGACTCCTACCAATCAGCCAAAACATTCCCAACAGGCAAATGTGCCACTGATCTCACGTGGAAGGACCATGATTCACATTCCTGGCGTAAGGAACAGTTCACCTAGCACAAGCCCTATTCCAAAAATGCCACCTAAAAATATAACTTCTAAGAGTCCAAACGCTGCAGAGAATTCGAATCATTCAACAAGAGGTATTAAAACTCCCATAAAATTAGATTCAAGTCCAATAGGCAAGCAAACAGGTGCTCAGGGACCATCAAGCAGCAAAGGGTCTTCTAGGTCAGGATCCAGAGATTCCACTCCTTCTAGACCTACCCAGCAGTCCTTATCTAGACCTATGCAGTCTCCAGGTAGAAATTCTATATCTCCAGGGAGAAATGGGATGAACTCTTCTAACAAGATATCACAACTTCCGAGAACATCCTCTCCGAGTACTGCTTCAGCTAAAGCTTCGGGATCAGGTAAAATGTCTTACACGTCTCCAGGCAGGCCATTAAATCAGCAGGCCACATCAAGGCACGCAGGCCTAGGAAAGGGCACACCTTCTATAACAAGAAGTGAATCTAATTCTAAGGGTCTAAGCCAGAGTGCCAGTGGCACTGTACCAGGTAAAAGAGTAGAATTGTCAAGAATGTCTTCAACAAAATCAAGCGGCAGTGAATCTGACAGGTCTGAAAGGCCGACGTTAATGCGTCAATCGACATTTATAAAGGAAGCCCCTAGCCCAACATTGAGaagaaaattagaagaatctactTCTTTTGAATCTTTGTCTCCACCTTCTAGGCCTACATCACCAACCAGATCACAAACCCAGACTCTGGTTTTAAGTCCATCCCAACATTTGGATGTGATGCCTAGTCATTTGCCAAATCAAACCAGTAGTTGGAGAAAAGTGCCTCCAAACCAGAATCTCTCTGCAGAACAACTAGAAGGGCGGCCTTTGCGGAAACATGACATAGCTCGATCTCATTCTGAAAGTCCTTCAAGGCTTCCAGTGAATAGATCAGGTACCTGGAAACGAGAACATAGTAAACATTCCTCATCTCTTCCTCGAGTTAGCACATGGCGTAGAACAGGGAGTTCTTCATCAATTCTGTCAGCTTCTTCAGAATCGAGTGAAAAGGCCAAAAGTGAAGATGAAAAACCACATCAGGGGAGTTTTACACCTGGTCACAAGCAAGGCAAGGAAAACCCAGTTCCTTTGAGGGGAACTTGGAGGAAAATTAAAgataatgaaattccacaaataaaTAGCCATGTTCAAAATCCTTCAACTGCACATTGCATTGAaagcaaaaatttagtttaccagatgGCACCTCCTGTATCAAAAACTGAGGATGTGTGGGTGAGGATTGAGGACTGCCCAATAAACAACCCTCGCCCTGGAAGATCTCCAACAGGGAATATACCACCAATTATTGATGACTTGCCTGAAAAGATATTTCCAAATGAAGGTTCAGGTGATGCCCAAAACAAACCAGCTTCAGGACACAGAACTCCTCCTCATGGTTTAAGAATGGAAAAGTATTTAAATTCATTTACTCAATTAGATTGTGCAGAGAAAAAAACAGCAGAAACAAAATCTGCTATGAACAGTTCTGCCACCTCACCAGAAACTGAGACTACAATAGTCACTGAACGTACACCCTTTAGTTCAAACAGCTCAAGCAAGCACAACTCACCAAGTGGTACTGTGGCTGCAAGAGTAACTCCTTTCAACTATATTCCCAGCCCTCGAAAAAGTAGCACTGATAACACCTCTACACGGCCATCACAAATCCCAACGCCGGTAAACAATAAGAGAAAGGAAAGCTCGAAACCTGAAGCTACTGACTCAAGTGGAAATCAAAGTCCTAAACGTCATTCTGGATCCTATTTAGTAACTTCTGTTTGA